The genomic DNA TATGATAACTTTTGTAAATATTAACCCCCATATTTTTTCGTATAACCTTAATAATTGGATTAAGGGTCTCTACTTAGAAACCGTAAATTTCTTGCTACGAAAAAAATATGCTTTCTTGGCATATTTTTTCGTAGTTTTTTTATGCCAAAAAAGCCCTACTTAAATAAAGGAGTGATAAACATGGGATTACCACAACAACGTATGGAACATCTTGGAAAAACAAATTTACTAGAGAAGGTTTTTAAGCTATCTGAACGAGGAACGAATGCAAAAACGGAAGTTCTAGCTGGATTAACTACTTTTATGACGGTTAGTTACATCATCTTTGTTAATCCACTCATTTTAAGTGAGGCAGGCATTCCAAAAGAGGCTGCCCTTGCCGCGACTATCTTTAGTACTGTTTTTTGTACATTACTGATGGCATTTTGGGCAAACTTCCCTATTGTCGCTGGCCCTGGTATGGGGTTAAATGCTTTCTTTACCTATACAGTTGTCATTGGACAAGGCTTAAGTTGGCAAACTGGATTAGGCGCTGTGTTTATATCTGGTATATTCTTCTTTATCCTTTCCGTCACAGGTGTTCGAAAAAAGCTTGTTGATGGTGTACCGAAAACATTACGTTCAGCTATTGGTGTTGGAATTGGCCTTTTTGTGGCATTTATAGGTCTAAAAAACGCTGGAATTATAGTTGCAAATGAATCAACCTTTGTAGGTTTAGGAGCCATTACCTCAACCGGTCCTTTACTAGCAATTATTGGTCTCATTATATCGGCCGTATTAATGGCTCTGAGGGTAAAAGGAGCTTTGATCATTAGTATTTTGACAACTGCTATGATTTCAATGAGTTTGGGTTTTTCAGCTACCCCTCACTCACTAAGTGATGTTGCCTCACTATCTATCCCAAGCATTTCTGAAACCTTTATGCAAATGGATATTAAAGGCGCAATTGCTTACGGAATAATCTCTGTCATTTTCTCTTTTACCATTGTAGAGCTTTTTGACAGCTTAGCTACTCTAATAAGTCTCTCTAAAAAAGCGAACTTAGTAGATGAAAATGGGGAAATTCCAAATTTAAACCGTGCTCTTACTGCTGATGCAATTGGTACAATGGCAAGTGCTCTATTTGGTAGTACAGCTTTAAATACGTATGTTGAAAATGCTACCGGAATTGCCGAAGGAGGAAGAACAGGCTTAAAGGCTTTCGTTGTCGCCATACTGTTTCTCCTCGGTCTTTTCTTTGCTCCACTTATAAGTATCATTCCTTCGGTGGCAACCGCTCCTACATTAATTATCATCGGTGCTTTGATGTTGAGTGAAATTAAGAATATTGACTTTGATGATTTTACAAACGTGGTCCCAGCATTTTTAACCATTATTATGATGCCTTTAACTTATAGTATTGCAGAGGGTTTGGCATTTGGATTTATTTCATACACTCTGCTAAAGCTTGTTACAGGGAGAAAAGCAGAATTACACTGGATTATGTACTTTGTAAGTATTGCTTTCATTATTAATTTTATTATGCTAAGTCACTAAGCTACTAGATTCTATAAATATAGATAAGAGGGATAAACATGAAAGAAATAATCTTATGTCTGACTGCTGGTTTTGTTATGGGGGCAGTATTTAAAACGTTTCATCTTCCTTCTCCCTCTCCACCAGTTTTTGCTGGTGTAATGGGGATTGTCGGGGTTTATTTTGGAGGGAAGTTTATAGATTGGGTTCAGCTTTTTATAAAAATCGGAGGTTAATTGATGGAAATCCTAATTAAAAATGCCGAAATTGTAACAATGAATAAAAAAGAGGAAATTTTTTATGGAGATATCCATATTGTTGATAATATTATCTATAATATCGGTACTAATTTAGAGGTACCTACTGTGGGAAAAGTAATTAATGCAAAAGGGAAAACAGTTATTCCCGGATTTGTTCAGACACATATTCATCTTTGCCAAACCGTTTTCCGAGGTCAAGGGGATGACCTTGAATTAATGGATTGGCTTAAAAAGAGAATATGGCCATTGGAAGCCTCACACGATGAAGAATCTATCTATTATTCAGCTTTGCTAGGGCTTGGGGAACTCATTCAGAGCGGTACAACAACGATTGTCGATATGGAAACAGTCAATCATACCGAGTTTGCCTTTAAGGCATTAGCTGAAAGTGGGATTCGAGCATTATCTGGTAAGGTGATGATGGATAAAGGAGATGAAGTTCCAATCCCCCTTCAAGAAGAGACTGAAAAATCCATTCAACAGAGTGTAGACTTACTAGAAAAGTGGCATAATTACGATTCTGGCCGTATAAAATATGCCTTTTCCCCAAGATTTGTTGTCTCTTGCACAGAGGAGCTTCTTCGAGAAGTAAGGTCTCTCTCAGAATATTATAATGTCATGGTTCATACCCACGCATCCGAAAATTTAGGCGAGATTGAAATTGTTCAAAAGGACACTGGTATGAGAAATATTGTCTATCTTGATCATTTAGGTCTAGCAAATCCACGCTTAATACTCGCTCACTGCATTTGGCTTGATGATGAAGAAAAGAGAATTATTCGTGATCGTGGTGTGCACGTAAGTCATTGTCCTGGTTCTAATTTAAAATTAGCGTCTGGTATAGCCGAAACACCTTATATGGTTCAAGAAAATATTTCACTTAGTCTTGGGGCAGACGGAGCTCCATGTAATAATAATTTAGATATGTTTAACGAAATGAGATTAGCCGCACTGATCCAAAAACCTATTCATGGCCCTACATCCATGAATGCAAGAACCGTATTTAGAATGGCAACCATAGGTGGAGCAAAAGCTGTAGGCATGGAAAATGAAATTGGAAGCATTGAGATTGGAAAAAAAGCTGATTTAGCGATCTTAAATTTAAATAACTTCCATACCTATCCTTCCTCTGAAGTGGATCCTATTTCAAGAATTGTCTATTCGGCCACGCGAGCAGATGTGGAGACAACCATTATCAATGGAGAAATTGTAATGGAAAAAGGAATCTTACACACGATTAATAAAAGAATTGTACTAGAGGAAGCAAATAACTCAATAAAAAGATTATTAAAAAGGGCGACAATAATAAAGTAAAACAATGAAGTCCTCATCAATAGACCCAGTCATCCTTGCTGGGTCTATTCCTTATATCGCTAAATGCCCTTTCAACTCCTGCCGTACTCTTTCCCTTTCCTCATCAGAAACAAATAGGTACCACACTCTCCCTATATAACCACCTTCACCTTGAATCGCAAGTTGGTCAATCATCTTCCCAGATTTCCGATAGTTTTTCTGGATATCGACCATTTGGTCCCAAGTTAGGTTTGTTCGTACATTTTCTCCGAGTGCGGAGAAGATATCACCGAAATTGGTTAATGAGTTCAAGCTTGCTCCTTCACGAATAACCCCTCGAATAATTTGGCGCTGGCGTTGCTGTCTTCCGAAGTCTCCTTGTGGGTCATCGTATCTCATTTGCACATACGAAAGAGCTTCTTCACCCGTT from Robertmurraya sp. FSL R5-0851 includes the following:
- a CDS encoding DUF1427 family protein; this translates as MKEIILCLTAGFVMGAVFKTFHLPSPSPPVFAGVMGIVGVYFGGKFIDWVQLFIKIGG
- a CDS encoding 5'-deoxyadenosine deaminase, which encodes MMEILIKNAEIVTMNKKEEIFYGDIHIVDNIIYNIGTNLEVPTVGKVINAKGKTVIPGFVQTHIHLCQTVFRGQGDDLELMDWLKKRIWPLEASHDEESIYYSALLGLGELIQSGTTTIVDMETVNHTEFAFKALAESGIRALSGKVMMDKGDEVPIPLQEETEKSIQQSVDLLEKWHNYDSGRIKYAFSPRFVVSCTEELLREVRSLSEYYNVMVHTHASENLGEIEIVQKDTGMRNIVYLDHLGLANPRLILAHCIWLDDEEKRIIRDRGVHVSHCPGSNLKLASGIAETPYMVQENISLSLGADGAPCNNNLDMFNEMRLAALIQKPIHGPTSMNARTVFRMATIGGAKAVGMENEIGSIEIGKKADLAILNLNNFHTYPSSEVDPISRIVYSATRADVETTIINGEIVMEKGILHTINKRIVLEEANNSIKRLLKRATIIK
- a CDS encoding NCS2 family permease, coding for MGLPQQRMEHLGKTNLLEKVFKLSERGTNAKTEVLAGLTTFMTVSYIIFVNPLILSEAGIPKEAALAATIFSTVFCTLLMAFWANFPIVAGPGMGLNAFFTYTVVIGQGLSWQTGLGAVFISGIFFFILSVTGVRKKLVDGVPKTLRSAIGVGIGLFVAFIGLKNAGIIVANESTFVGLGAITSTGPLLAIIGLIISAVLMALRVKGALIISILTTAMISMSLGFSATPHSLSDVASLSIPSISETFMQMDIKGAIAYGIISVIFSFTIVELFDSLATLISLSKKANLVDENGEIPNLNRALTADAIGTMASALFGSTALNTYVENATGIAEGGRTGLKAFVVAILFLLGLFFAPLISIIPSVATAPTLIIIGALMLSEIKNIDFDDFTNVVPAFLTIIMMPLTYSIAEGLAFGFISYTLLKLVTGRKAELHWIMYFVSIAFIINFIMLSH